The genomic window AGCGGGAGCTGCCGCGTCGTGATCGTATAATACGCCCCATATCCGCAGCTCGGGCAGGAAAACCCGTTCGGCCACCGCCGCCGAAAGAAATAAGCCACCTGTTCCGCTTGGTCCATGAACGCCGCCTCCTTTTCCTCATTATACCGAACATATGTTCCGTATTCAATGAAAAATTCCAACTCGCAGGGTGCCTGATCAAAGGAAATCAGCTTGGAAAGGAGGCGGCGAAGAGGGGGCGCCCCTTGGTCCTGACTAGGGGACATCACGTTAGAAAGGGGTAGTCAACAGAGCTCCGCCACGGAGGACCTGAGCAGAGGGAATCTCCTTAGAAAGGCGCTGGGGAGGGAATACCGGGACCGGGGAACGCAGGGAAAGGACCGCCGGCGGGGGCTGGCGGTCCTTAACGTCTACGAGCGGCGGTCGGTGAAGTGGCGCAGGATGGCGAGCAGCGAATCGTGCGCCGGGAAGCGGCGCAGCCGATCTGCGAGCCGGCGGGCGCGGTCCGCGTATTCGTCGCGCAGGGCGGCGGCGCGTTCCATGGCTTCGCTCTCCGCGATGCGTCGGACGACGTCCTGGAACGCCGATTCCGGCGCATCCTCGCGCAGCCCGCGAATCGCGTCGCCGAGGCCCGGCACGTCAAGCGCGAACAGCGTCGGCAGCGTGACATTGCCGCTTCGCAGGTCGGCGCCGGCCGGCTTGCCGAGCGCTTCGGCGGAGGCGGAGAAGTCGAGGATGTCGTCCTGGATCTGGAACGACATGCCGAGCGCATCGCCGAAGGCGTACAGCGTCTTCGCGACTTCCGGAGTCGCGCCGGCGGCCGCGGCTCCCGCTTGCAGGCAGGAGGCGATCAACAGCGCTGTTTTGTTCCGGGTTTTCTCCAGGTAAGCATCCATCGTTACATCGAAGTTGAACCGATTGCGAAGCTGACCGTATTCGCCGATGCACAGCTGGGCCGCGAGCGACGTCAGCTCGGCCGAATGGGCGGCGTCGACGCCGCCATCGCCGGCCCACTCGATCGCGCGCGCCGTCATGTAGTTAGCCGTGTGCACGGCGGTCATTACGTCCGTCTTGCGATGAAGCGTCATGACGCCCCGGCGCGTCTCGGCTTCGTCGATGATGTCGTCGTGCACGAGGGAGGCCGTATGAAGGTACTCCATGAGTACGGCGAGTCGCAGCAGCTTGTCGGCGGCGTCAGGCGCATTCACCGCAGGGCCGAAGCGGCCGCCCGTCAAGACGAGCATCGGGCGGAGGCGCTTGCCTCCCGAACGAACGAGCTCCAATACGCCGTTCGCGATCGGGGAGTCCTTCGGCAAATCGGCGTCCTCCGTTACGACGCGTACCATGGCGGCGTCGACGGCGGCGAGATCAATCCCGAGCGCTTCATGCAGCTTCATCGGAGTCACCGCCCGACTTACATTGTTCGTCCAGATATCGTTTAACCGCCTCGAACAGCTCGGCGATCGTCTGGTTCGCCGTTGCGCCGTGCACGATGCCGATCTGCAGCTTCTTATGGATCGGCGCCAGGTAGGTCAGAAGCTGCCGTTCGTTGCATTGGAGGACGAAGCGGAAGTATACCCCGGTCAAATAATCCCCGTCGAGAATCCGCTTCGCGAGCGTCTTGCCGTCGAGCTCCGCGAGTTCGCGGTGCCTCGCGAGCGCGAGTCGGAGCAGGCCGTAGCAGCCGAGAACGGCGAGCTTCCTCGACCGTTCCAGCTCGTACGCGCGAAGGAGGGAGGCCATCTCTTCAAGCAACGATTGTTCGCGTTCCAGACTGATGTCGGCATCCGGCGAGATTTGCTGCTGCAGCATGCGTACCGTGTCTTGCACGAGACGGGTGACCATGGCGATTCCTCCTTCGAGCGGGTGAAATTAATCGGCGTACAAGTACCAACGGCGAATGAACGGAATCCTTTTCCAAACCTTCTTCAGCATCGGGTACGCATAATAATCGAGACCGAACGTGCTTCCCGAGCCGCCGATCAGGGCGACGCCCGCGAACATGTACCACAGCATCTCCGGCGCGGCCATGCCGGACGACCAGATCATGACGCCCATGGCGACGGTCGCGACGGCGGCGGGAGCGGTGAACAATCCGACGATGAGCATCAGGCCGAACGCGAGCTCCGCGAGCACCATGCCGGTTTGGAAAATCGACGCGAGCGCCGTGAATCCGCCGTCGCTCGTGTAGAACATCATGTCCATGGAGCCCTTGACGATGCTGTCGATGAAGCCCGGCACCGGCAGCGCCTGTACGGCGGCCGCCGCTTCCCCCGCGCCGTCCGCGGCCACGGACGCGCCCGACGTTCCGTCGGTCCACGGAGCCGGAATGAGGAAGATTTTGTTCGGATCTTCGATAATTTTCAGCAGCTTCTCCCAGCCTTCGATCAACCACATGACGCCGACGAAGACGCGCAGCGGTACGAGCCAGAAGTTCGGCGAACGCTTGGAGAAGTGTCCACCTAAGAAGCTTCTGCGGTGCTCGATGTGGAAGATTTCGTGCAAGAGATAGCTATAGCACTTATTGAAGCCCGCGACTTGGAACAAGTAGAACAAGTTGATGAAGTGCTTGACGAACATCGCGAAAAATCCGGTCATCTGGAACATGCGTCCCGGGACGCCTACGTTGGCGACGCCGTAGCGGCTGCCGATGCTGACCATCGTGCCGTGGAACGATGGCTTATACGGCTTCTTCGGCCTGTTGCGGATGTCCGCTTCGATGTTGTGCGCGATGATCGGAGCGGCTTGCTCGGCATTTTCCACCATCTGAGGTACCGGGTTCTTCTCGCCTTCCGGGATGTAGAAGATGTTGTCGCCGACGACGTAGACTTCCGGACGATCGACGGATTGCAGCTTATCGTTCGTCAGCAGCCGCTTGCGGCCTTGCTGCGCGACGTCGGCCTTGCCCGCGAGCTCGGAGCCTTCGACGCCGGCCGTCCAGATGACGGTGCGGGAGGCGATTTCTTTGTCGCCGAGGCAGACGGCGTTCGGCTTCACGCCGGTAATTTTCAGCCCGGTCGAGATGTT from Paenibacillus antri includes these protein-coding regions:
- a CDS encoding transposase — its product is MSPSQDQGAPPLRRLLSKLISFDQAPCELEFFIEYGTYVRYNEEKEAAFMDQAEQVAYFFRRRWPNGFSCPSCGYGAYYTITTRQLPL
- a CDS encoding polyprenyl synthetase family protein, with the protein product MKLHEALGIDLAAVDAAMVRVVTEDADLPKDSPIANGVLELVRSGGKRLRPMLVLTGGRFGPAVNAPDAADKLLRLAVLMEYLHTASLVHDDIIDEAETRRGVMTLHRKTDVMTAVHTANYMTARAIEWAGDGGVDAAHSAELTSLAAQLCIGEYGQLRNRFNFDVTMDAYLEKTRNKTALLIASCLQAGAAAAGATPEVAKTLYAFGDALGMSFQIQDDILDFSASAEALGKPAGADLRSGNVTLPTLFALDVPGLGDAIRGLREDAPESAFQDVVRRIAESEAMERAAALRDEYADRARRLADRLRRFPAHDSLLAILRHFTDRRS
- a CDS encoding NAD(P)/FAD-dependent oxidoreductase, which gives rise to MKQIIVLGGGYGGVLTAKKLAIRLKNERDVRITLIDRKPYHTLLTELHEVAAKRVDEDSIKVDLKKIFAGMKNVEVVLDEITEFDFPQRLLRSEARTYRYDYLVIGTGSKPAFFGTPGAEEHAFTLWSYEDAVLLRERFTEMFRRAVKERDPIARAEMLSFVVVGAGFTGVEMIGELAEHVEELCKAFYVDRADVQLHVVDMAPKILPILPDRLIQKAQRHLEKLGVNISTGLKITGVKPNAVCLGDKEIASRTVIWTAGVEGSELAGKADVAQQGRKRLLTNDKLQSVDRPEVYVVGDNIFYIPEGEKNPVPQMVENAEQAAPIIAHNIEADIRNRPKKPYKPSFHGTMVSIGSRYGVANVGVPGRMFQMTGFFAMFVKHFINLFYLFQVAGFNKCYSYLLHEIFHIEHRRSFLGGHFSKRSPNFWLVPLRVFVGVMWLIEGWEKLLKIIEDPNKIFLIPAPWTDGTSGASVAADGAGEAAAAVQALPVPGFIDSIVKGSMDMMFYTSDGGFTALASIFQTGMVLAELAFGLMLIVGLFTAPAAVATVAMGVMIWSSGMAAPEMLWYMFAGVALIGGSGSTFGLDYYAYPMLKKVWKRIPFIRRWYLYAD